In one window of Paraflavitalea soli DNA:
- the thrA gene encoding bifunctional aspartate kinase/homoserine dehydrogenase I, with the protein MQVLKFGGTSVANADNINKVVAIVQQSILRDKTVVVVSALGGVTDSLLKAGALAAIADESYKDVLATIERRHIDAVKVLVPVAKQSSILSWVKQRCNEIEDICNGVFLLGELSDRTRDRIVSFGELISSQIVAARLKAAGTDAVWKDARELIITDSNHGYAAVDFAITDHNIRSYFAAAVENLFVVPGFVASSQAGLTTTLGRGGSDYTAAIFASALDAKVLEIWTDVSGMMTADPRLVPHAKVLPRISYQEAMELSHFGAKVIYPPTIQPVMSKSIPVWIKNTFDPEAHGTVIENEVVKRNGNNIRGITSINKIALLSLEGPGMVGVPGFSKRLFEALAAEQINVILITQGSSEHSICVGIDEATLVDAKAAVDKAFAWEIETGKVDPLVVEPGLSIVALVGDNMKSHPGVSGKMFGAIGRNGVNIRAIAQGSSERNISAVIAAVDVKKAINVLHEEFFETTYKQVNLFIAGAGNVGSKLLSQLQQQHAWLQEQLRLQIRIIGIANSRKMVFNDEGVNLRNWKQELEAGQPMDLDKFVEITRSKNLRNSVFADVTANDNVAQTYDRLLEKSISVVACNKVACSSSYAYYKKLKDLAREYNASFQFETNVGAGLPVIGTLNDLLRSGDTVNRIEAVLSGTLNFVFNNYNGEKSFAEVVKQAQEEGYTEPDPRLDLGGTDVMRKIMILARESGEQLEMEDITNSTFMPASCMQGSVEDFYAEMAKQETHFKALYDEAVKAGKKLKFVAKYENGKAAVGLQHIDPQHDFYHLYGKDNVVLFYTNRYVEQPLVVKGAGAGAEVTASGVFADIIRAAH; encoded by the coding sequence ATGCAGGTCTTAAAGTTCGGCGGTACTTCTGTAGCAAATGCCGACAACATCAATAAAGTAGTAGCCATTGTACAGCAATCAATACTACGTGATAAAACCGTGGTGGTAGTGTCCGCATTGGGGGGCGTCACCGATTCCTTGTTAAAGGCAGGCGCCCTGGCTGCCATTGCCGATGAATCCTATAAAGATGTACTCGCCACCATCGAGCGCCGGCATATCGATGCAGTGAAGGTATTGGTGCCTGTTGCTAAACAGAGCAGCATCTTGAGCTGGGTAAAACAGCGCTGTAATGAGATTGAGGACATCTGCAATGGTGTTTTCCTCCTGGGCGAATTATCCGACCGCACCCGCGACCGCATAGTCAGTTTTGGAGAACTGATCTCATCACAAATAGTAGCAGCCCGCTTAAAAGCTGCCGGTACCGATGCCGTATGGAAAGATGCAAGAGAACTCATTATTACCGATTCCAACCATGGTTATGCCGCAGTCGACTTTGCCATCACCGACCATAATATACGCAGCTACTTTGCAGCTGCTGTAGAAAACCTGTTCGTGGTGCCGGGCTTTGTGGCTTCCAGCCAGGCCGGCCTTACCACCACCCTGGGCCGCGGAGGCTCCGATTATACCGCTGCCATCTTCGCCAGCGCCCTCGATGCAAAGGTCCTGGAGATATGGACCGATGTGAGTGGTATGATGACTGCCGATCCACGTCTTGTGCCCCATGCCAAAGTGCTTCCCCGTATCTCTTACCAGGAAGCCATGGAGCTATCCCATTTTGGTGCGAAAGTGATCTATCCCCCCACCATTCAGCCCGTCATGAGTAAGAGTATCCCTGTATGGATCAAAAACACCTTCGACCCCGAAGCCCATGGTACCGTGATCGAAAACGAAGTAGTGAAGAGGAATGGCAACAATATACGCGGTATCACCAGCATCAATAAGATAGCTTTACTGAGCCTGGAAGGCCCAGGTATGGTAGGCGTGCCCGGCTTTTCAAAAAGGTTATTTGAAGCTTTGGCTGCCGAGCAGATCAATGTTATCCTCATTACCCAGGGCTCTTCAGAACATTCCATTTGTGTGGGTATTGACGAAGCCACTTTGGTGGATGCAAAAGCAGCCGTTGACAAAGCGTTTGCCTGGGAAATAGAAACCGGCAAAGTAGATCCCCTGGTGGTAGAACCCGGATTGTCCATTGTGGCCCTGGTAGGCGATAACATGAAAAGCCACCCTGGTGTGAGTGGTAAAATGTTTGGCGCTATTGGCCGCAATGGCGTCAATATACGCGCCATAGCACAAGGATCATCCGAACGCAATATATCTGCTGTAATAGCAGCCGTAGACGTAAAGAAAGCCATCAACGTATTACATGAAGAGTTTTTTGAGACCACCTACAAGCAGGTCAACCTCTTCATTGCCGGTGCTGGCAATGTAGGCAGTAAACTGTTGTCACAATTGCAGCAGCAGCATGCCTGGCTCCAGGAACAATTGCGCTTGCAGATACGCATCATTGGTATCGCCAATAGCAGGAAGATGGTCTTCAACGACGAAGGCGTCAACCTAAGGAACTGGAAGCAGGAACTCGAAGCAGGCCAGCCTATGGACCTCGACAAATTTGTAGAGATCACCCGTTCCAAAAACCTGCGCAATTCCGTATTCGCTGATGTTACCGCCAATGACAATGTAGCCCAAACCTATGATCGCTTATTGGAAAAGAGCATATCCGTGGTGGCTTGCAACAAAGTGGCCTGTTCTTCTTCCTATGCCTATTACAAGAAGCTGAAGGACCTCGCCAGGGAATACAATGCATCTTTCCAGTTTGAGACCAATGTAGGAGCAGGCCTGCCCGTGATCGGCACCTTGAACGACCTCCTCCGCAGTGGCGATACAGTGAACCGTATTGAAGCAGTATTGAGTGGTACCCTCAATTTTGTTTTCAACAATTATAACGGTGAAAAAAGTTTTGCAGAAGTGGTAAAGCAGGCCCAGGAAGAAGGCTATACCGAACCCGATCCACGCCTCGACCTCGGTGGTACTGATGTCATGCGCAAGATCATGATCCTGGCCAGGGAAAGCGGTGAGCAGCTGGAAATGGAGGATATCACCAATAGTACCTTCATGCCTGCCTCCTGTATGCAGGGCAGTGTGGAGGACTTCTATGCAGAGATGGCCAAACAGGAAACCCATTTTAAGGCCCTGTATGATGAGGCTGTCAAAGCGGGTAAGAAGCTGAAGTTTGTTGCAAAGTATGAGAACGGAAAAGCCGCAGTAGGCTTACAACATATAGATCCGCAGCACGACTTTTACCACTTGTACGGGAAAGACAACGTCGTACTGTTTTACACCAACCGCTATGTGGAACAACCCCTGGTAGTAAAAGGCGCAGGGGCAGGAGCAGAAGTAACCGCTTCCGGTGTATTTGCCGATATCATCCGGGCCGCCCATTAA
- a CDS encoding homoserine kinase yields the protein MKEEQLDKKIASFAPLAAGGISKGVKVFAPATVANLVCGFDVLGMALHRPQDLMSVRLRDEPGIVIQHTDGYQLPVEPEKNVAGAALLAMLEEVKEPPGFDITIDKRIKPGSGLGSSAASSAGVVVAANHLLGNIFSNEDLVRFAMNGEKVASGVKHADNIAPAIYGGITLIRSIFPLDIVQLSAPPLYVTVVHPQIEVRTSDARQILRKEVKLKDAIRQWGNIAGLVAGFMKNDYSLIGRSLEDVIIEPVRSMLIPGFDEVKKNSKEAGALGGGISGSGPSIFMLSREESTAQQVEYVMTEVYVKLGIDFKTYVTTISYDGVKVLEDNE from the coding sequence ATGAAAGAAGAACAACTAGATAAAAAAATTGCCTCCTTCGCCCCGCTGGCGGCTGGGGGCATCAGCAAAGGCGTAAAAGTGTTTGCTCCTGCTACCGTGGCCAACCTCGTATGCGGTTTTGATGTGTTGGGCATGGCCCTGCATCGTCCCCAGGACCTCATGTCCGTTCGTCTGCGCGATGAGCCAGGTATTGTAATACAACATACCGATGGTTACCAGCTCCCCGTAGAGCCCGAAAAGAATGTGGCAGGTGCAGCCCTCCTGGCCATGCTGGAAGAAGTAAAAGAGCCGCCGGGGTTCGACATTACCATTGACAAGCGCATTAAGCCCGGCAGTGGCCTCGGTTCCAGTGCTGCCAGTTCTGCGGGCGTAGTGGTAGCCGCCAATCATTTGCTGGGAAATATCTTTTCCAATGAAGACCTCGTACGCTTTGCCATGAACGGCGAAAAGGTGGCCAGCGGTGTAAAGCATGCCGACAATATTGCCCCCGCTATTTATGGAGGTATCACCCTTATCCGTTCTATTTTTCCGTTGGATATCGTGCAGCTGTCGGCTCCGCCATTATATGTGACCGTGGTGCATCCCCAGATAGAGGTGAGAACGTCAGATGCCCGGCAGATACTGCGGAAAGAAGTAAAACTAAAAGATGCCATCAGGCAATGGGGCAATATAGCAGGGTTGGTGGCAGGCTTTATGAAGAATGATTACAGCCTTATTGGTCGCTCCCTCGAAGATGTGATCATAGAACCTGTGCGCAGCATGTTGATACCCGGCTTCGATGAAGTAAAGAAGAACAGTAAGGAGGCCGGTGCCCTGGGTGGTGGTATTTCTGGTTCTGGTCCTTCCATTTTTATGTTGAGCCGCGAAGAAAGTACTGCCCAGCAAGTCGAATATGTAATGACCGAGGTATATGTGAAGCTGGGCATAGATTTTAAGACCTATGTAACCACCATTAGTTACGATGGCGTAAAGGTTTTGGAGGACAACGAATAG
- the thrC gene encoding threonine synthase — translation MRFYSLNKQSPDVDFKEATIRGQAPDKGLYFPEAIPVIEPSFFNNIEQYSNEEIAFRIIEPYVAGTMPGSELRRIVAETINFPVPLVPVQEDIYSLELFHGPTLAFKDVGARFMSRCLGYFARERKDKVVVLVATSGDTGGAVAHGFYDVPGVEVVILYPSGKVSSVQEKQLTTLGKNIHALEVQGSFDDCQQLVKEAFTDQSLTSKIFLTSANSINVARWLPQQFYYAFAWKQWQHKDKPPVVCVPSGNFGNICAGLLAHRSGLPVKHFIAACNANDVVTQYLEDGQYQPKKAVPTLSNAMDVGNPSNFVRVLELFHQEFGALKNVLSSYSITDEETKATIRSVYQKYHYLTDPHGAVGFLALQRYLAQHPGEKGMFLETAHPVKFYDVVEPVIGEAVPLPQVVQAMMVLNKESKVIPAQYEALRSYLHSRY, via the coding sequence ATGCGCTTTTATAGCCTCAACAAACAATCTCCCGATGTTGATTTCAAAGAAGCTACCATCAGGGGACAAGCCCCCGACAAAGGATTGTATTTCCCCGAAGCAATTCCTGTAATAGAGCCATCGTTCTTTAATAACATCGAACAATATTCCAACGAAGAGATCGCTTTCCGCATCATTGAACCCTATGTGGCGGGCACAATGCCCGGGAGTGAGCTCCGGCGCATTGTGGCCGAAACCATCAATTTCCCTGTGCCCCTTGTTCCTGTGCAGGAAGACATCTATTCCCTGGAACTTTTCCATGGACCTACACTGGCTTTTAAAGATGTTGGTGCCAGGTTCATGAGCCGCTGCCTGGGATACTTTGCGCGCGAGCGGAAAGATAAGGTGGTAGTACTGGTGGCTACTTCCGGCGATACCGGTGGCGCTGTAGCCCACGGCTTTTATGATGTGCCGGGCGTAGAGGTGGTGATCTTATACCCCTCCGGTAAAGTAAGTTCCGTACAGGAAAAACAGCTCACTACCTTGGGAAAGAATATCCATGCACTGGAAGTGCAGGGCAGTTTTGATGATTGCCAGCAATTGGTAAAGGAAGCTTTTACAGACCAATCACTAACCAGTAAAATATTCCTTACCTCCGCCAATTCCATTAATGTGGCCCGCTGGCTGCCACAGCAGTTCTATTATGCGTTTGCCTGGAAGCAGTGGCAGCACAAAGACAAGCCCCCCGTGGTATGCGTGCCCAGCGGCAATTTTGGAAATATCTGTGCAGGCCTGCTGGCCCATCGCTCAGGATTGCCTGTAAAACATTTTATAGCTGCCTGCAATGCCAATGATGTTGTGACCCAATACCTGGAAGATGGTCAATACCAGCCGAAGAAGGCCGTGCCTACTTTGTCCAATGCGATGGATGTGGGCAACCCCAGTAATTTTGTGCGCGTGCTCGAACTATTTCACCAGGAGTTTGGTGCATTGAAAAATGTGCTCAGCAGCTATAGCATTACCGACGAAGAGACAAAAGCCACCATCAGGTCTGTATATCAGAAATACCATTACCTGACCGATCCCCATGGCGCTGTAGGTTTCCTGGCCCTGCAAAGATACCTGGCGCAGCATCCCGGAGAAAAGGGTATGTTCCTCGAAACAGCCCATCCCGTTAAATTCTATGACGTGGTGGAACCCGTAATAGGGGAGGCCGTGCCCCTTCCCCAAGTCGTGCAGGCCATGATGGTACTGAACAAAGAAAGCAAGGTGATCCCTGCCCAATATGAAGCATTGAGATCGTATTTGCACAGCAGGTATTGA
- a CDS encoding homoserine dehydrogenase has product MEAHKQLTIGLFGFGVVGEGLYKVLQQTPSLKATIKKVCIKNPGKKRDAPEDLFTTDKNILLNDPEINVIVEVINESEPAFEIVTTALNNGKDVVSASKKMIAEHLPELLALQQSTGRSVLYEAAACASIPVIRNLEEYYDNDLLHSIKAIVNGSTNFILTKMFEDKLDYQQAVLLAQQLGFAETDPKLDVEGYDAVNKWAFLLTHAYGIVKTIDHIVFNGIQNIQGSDATVAAEKHFDIKLVAQAKKLQNGKVAAFVLPQFIKHDDHLAFVKNEYNGVVIESGFADKQFFYGKGAGSFPTASAVLSDLSALRYQYKYEYKKLYHHVPQELTTDFYIRVYVSFDDWKYIPKERFEWIEEWHAETDRKYLVGVLPFKELRDSNWWKENNTSLILSPEAIIEDVEIRKLKKKSLELAGII; this is encoded by the coding sequence ATGGAAGCTCACAAACAGTTAACAATTGGCTTATTTGGATTTGGCGTAGTAGGAGAAGGTTTATATAAGGTACTGCAACAAACGCCTTCGCTGAAAGCCACGATCAAAAAGGTGTGTATTAAAAATCCCGGTAAAAAAAGAGATGCGCCAGAAGACCTATTTACGACAGATAAAAATATTCTGCTGAATGATCCGGAAATCAATGTGATCGTAGAAGTGATCAATGAATCGGAGCCGGCTTTTGAGATCGTAACGACAGCGCTCAACAATGGCAAGGATGTAGTAAGCGCCAGCAAAAAGATGATCGCTGAGCATTTACCGGAACTACTTGCACTGCAACAAAGCACGGGACGCTCGGTACTTTACGAAGCAGCAGCCTGCGCTTCAATACCAGTGATCCGCAACCTGGAAGAATATTACGACAACGACCTGCTGCACTCGATCAAAGCGATCGTGAACGGTTCCACCAACTTCATCCTCACGAAGATGTTTGAAGACAAGCTGGACTACCAACAAGCGGTATTGCTGGCGCAGCAACTGGGTTTTGCAGAAACTGATCCCAAACTTGATGTGGAAGGATATGATGCGGTGAACAAGTGGGCTTTCCTGCTCACGCATGCTTATGGTATTGTAAAGACGATTGACCACATCGTATTCAACGGTATCCAAAACATCCAGGGCAGTGATGCTACGGTTGCTGCCGAAAAACATTTTGATATCAAGCTGGTGGCGCAAGCCAAAAAGCTACAGAACGGAAAAGTAGCGGCCTTTGTATTACCACAATTCATTAAACACGACGATCACCTGGCCTTTGTAAAAAATGAATACAATGGTGTAGTGATCGAGAGTGGATTTGCCGACAAACAGTTCTTCTATGGTAAGGGCGCGGGAAGTTTCCCCACTGCCTCGGCTGTATTGAGTGATCTTTCGGCACTGCGTTATCAATACAAATACGAGTATAAAAAATTATATCATCACGTTCCGCAGGAGCTTACCACAGACTTTTATATCCGTGTGTATGTAAGTTTCGATGACTGGAAATATATTCCCAAAGAAAGGTTTGAGTGGATCGAAGAATGGCATGCTGAAACGGACCGGAAATACCTGGTGGGTGTGCTGCCATTTAAAGAACTGCGTGATAGCAATTGGTGGAAAGAAAACAACACTTCGCTCATTCTTTCGCCGGAAGCGATCATTGAAGATGTAGAGATCCGTAAACTGAAGAAGAAGAGCCTGGAGCTGGCCGGGATCATATAA
- a CDS encoding trans-sulfuration enzyme family protein encodes MQATTQLIHSIPVDPLTGAVSVPIYQTSTFVQEAPGINKGYDYARSGNPTRAVLENLLAKLEGGETGLAFSSGLAAIDAIAKLLQAGDEIVAVDDIYGGAYRLFTQVYQQFGITIHFVDTSDPEKVFHAITPKTKLIWLETPTNPTLKISDIEAIAKIAKANNCLLCVDNTFASPALQKPLTLGADIVVHSATKYLGGHSDLIAGAVVTKEKALGDKIKFIQNACGAILAPFDSWLVIRGIETLHLRLRQHCATAQEVAEFLEKHPAVDKVYYPGLKTHPNHEVAKKQSKGFGGIVSFSLKQDTLEAAGAFATSTQLFKLAESLGGIKSLISHPATMTHKSIPAEKRKAAGVSDSLVRLSIGLEEAEDLIQDLQAALDTLQLQATPSLQKELA; translated from the coding sequence ATGCAAGCGACAACACAACTTATTCACAGCATTCCTGTAGATCCATTGACGGGCGCAGTATCAGTGCCCATTTATCAAACCTCCACCTTTGTACAGGAAGCTCCGGGGATCAACAAGGGATATGACTATGCCCGCAGTGGTAATCCCACGCGTGCTGTGCTCGAAAACCTGCTTGCAAAACTGGAAGGCGGCGAAACAGGTCTTGCTTTCAGCAGTGGCCTGGCAGCCATTGACGCGATCGCCAAATTACTGCAGGCGGGAGACGAGATCGTAGCTGTAGATGATATTTATGGCGGTGCCTACCGCCTGTTCACGCAAGTGTATCAACAATTCGGTATTACGATCCATTTTGTAGATACTTCTGATCCTGAAAAAGTGTTCCATGCGATCACTCCTAAAACGAAATTGATCTGGCTGGAGACGCCTACGAACCCGACGCTGAAGATCTCTGATATTGAAGCGATCGCCAAAATAGCAAAAGCCAATAATTGTCTGCTCTGTGTAGACAATACTTTTGCCTCGCCTGCTTTGCAAAAGCCGCTGACGCTTGGCGCAGACATCGTGGTACATTCGGCTACGAAGTACCTGGGGGGACATAGTGACCTGATAGCAGGAGCGGTAGTGACAAAAGAAAAGGCGCTTGGTGACAAAATTAAGTTTATCCAGAATGCCTGTGGGGCTATCCTGGCGCCTTTTGACAGCTGGCTGGTGATACGCGGTATTGAAACGCTCCACCTGCGCCTGCGCCAGCATTGCGCCACAGCACAGGAAGTGGCTGAGTTCCTGGAAAAACATCCGGCAGTAGACAAAGTATATTATCCCGGCCTGAAAACGCATCCCAACCATGAGGTGGCCAAAAAGCAATCGAAAGGATTTGGCGGGATCGTATCCTTTAGCCTGAAGCAAGATACGCTTGAAGCAGCCGGCGCTTTCGCTACTTCCACGCAACTGTTTAAACTGGCAGAAAGCCTGGGTGGTATCAAGAGCCTGATCAGCCACCCCGCTACGATGACGCATAAGTCGATCCCGGCTGAGAAGCGCAAGGCGGCTGGTGTGTCGGACAGTCTTGTACGGCTGAGCATTGGACTTGAAGAAGCGGAAGATCTTATACAAGACCTGCAGGCGGCGCTTGACACGCTGCAGCTGCAGGCAACGCCTTCCCTGCAAAAGGAGTTGGCCTGA
- a CDS encoding porin family protein, with protein MKTKAIALISACLLGTFISQAQSTKTSVGGTTFGLRAGVNFQNLNGKFAGNDLDNKIKVGFNVGVNAEIPLADEFYLQPGLLFTTKGAKADNNSDTKVNINYLELPVTFLYKPILGDGKLLLGVGPYAGYAIGGKVKTNNGDVDLEFDSKLSGGEILKYGYTFRRFDFGGNLLVGYEFNNKFSAQLNAQLGLTNISPEVAGLDKKDYKTKNTGFGVSLGYRF; from the coding sequence ATGAAAACGAAAGCAATCGCACTTATCTCTGCTTGTCTGTTAGGAACCTTTATCTCCCAGGCTCAAAGTACCAAGACCTCTGTAGGCGGTACAACCTTTGGTCTTCGTGCCGGTGTAAACTTTCAAAATCTCAATGGAAAGTTTGCAGGCAATGACCTGGACAATAAAATAAAAGTCGGGTTTAATGTTGGTGTAAATGCGGAAATCCCTCTTGCGGATGAGTTTTACCTCCAACCGGGTTTGTTGTTCACTACTAAAGGAGCGAAGGCAGATAACAACAGTGATACCAAAGTAAACATCAATTACCTTGAATTACCTGTCACCTTCCTGTATAAACCCATTCTGGGAGACGGGAAGTTATTGCTGGGTGTAGGACCTTATGCGGGCTATGCCATAGGTGGTAAGGTAAAAACAAACAACGGCGATGTTGACCTGGAATTTGATAGTAAATTATCAGGCGGAGAAATATTAAAGTATGGCTATACTTTCCGCCGTTTTGATTTTGGCGGTAATTTATTGGTGGGTTATGAGTTCAACAACAAGTTCTCTGCCCAGCTGAATGCCCAACTGGGACTGACCAATATCAGCCCGGAAGTAGCTGGTCTTGACAAGAAAGATTACAAGACCAAGAACACAGGTTTCGGTGTTTCTTTAGGCTATCGTTTCTAG
- a CDS encoding OmpA family protein — translation MKAFQNTLTAIAVAAILLGGCKSMNKSQKGAVIGTAGGAAVGAVVGKVAGNTALGAIIGAAVGGVSGTLIGKKMDKQAREIENRVPGAKVERVGEGIVVEFSEKILFGFDKSDLSASAEGNLDKLVSVLKEYPDTDIEVQGHTDSKGADAYNMGLSQRRATAVATYLRNRGVSASRITTKGYGETAPVASNDTEDGRAQNRRVNFLITANDKMKQDAKKESQSN, via the coding sequence ATGAAAGCATTTCAAAACACCCTCACAGCAATCGCAGTGGCCGCCATTTTACTGGGCGGTTGTAAAAGCATGAACAAATCACAAAAAGGAGCGGTAATCGGTACTGCCGGCGGGGCGGCCGTAGGGGCCGTGGTTGGTAAAGTAGCCGGCAATACGGCTTTAGGAGCTATTATTGGCGCCGCTGTGGGTGGCGTTAGCGGTACATTAATTGGTAAGAAAATGGACAAACAGGCCAGGGAAATTGAGAACAGGGTTCCCGGGGCGAAGGTAGAACGGGTTGGGGAAGGCATTGTGGTAGAATTCAGCGAGAAGATCTTGTTTGGCTTCGACAAGTCGGACCTGTCGGCATCGGCTGAAGGCAATCTGGACAAACTGGTTTCTGTATTGAAAGAGTATCCTGATACTGATATAGAAGTACAGGGGCATACAGACAGCAAAGGTGCAGATGCCTATAATATGGGGCTTTCTCAAAGAAGGGCTACCGCTGTAGCAACTTACCTGCGTAATCGCGGTGTAAGCGCTTCCCGTATTACCACCAAAGGATATGGCGAGACAGCTCCTGTAGCATCCAATGATACGGAAGATGGCCGTGCACAAAACCGTCGTGTGAACTTTTTGATCACCGCGAATGATAAAATGAAGCAGGATGCCAAGAAGGAATCACAAAGTAATTAA